The proteins below are encoded in one region of Salvelinus fontinalis isolate EN_2023a chromosome 10, ASM2944872v1, whole genome shotgun sequence:
- the LOC129863527 gene encoding sodium-dependent phosphate transport protein 2A-like, with product MPLQDSSCALVKRKYLGQQSHLDGDILPDPPKTWPESPLIKAHDVASSMSQTQAERMRSVFINVSKIPLLLLFLYMFVCSLDVLSSAFQLAGGILPQVHSGKVAGDIFNDNAILANPVAGLVVGILVTVLVQSSSTSTSIVVSLVSSGLLNVRSAIPILMGSNIGTSVTNTIVALMQAGERDEFERAFAGAMVHDCFNWLSVLVLLPLEATTGLLRRLSQAVVDTFHISSGDKAPEMLKVMTEPLTKLIIQLDKSVITGIAMGDEAMSNRSLVRVWCKDHILTPSVNVSVGDSFNCTTIQPCWQSNATTWTTQNMTLLVNIEKCSHLFVDSWLSDLAVGLILLACSLLLLCTCLLLLVKLLNSLLQGQVAKAIQRIINTDFPYPFGWLAGYLAILVGAGMTFVVQSSSVFTSAITPLIGIGVISIERAYPLTLGSNIGTTTTAILAALASPGDKLAAAFQVALCHFFFNILGILLWYPVPTTRLPIRMARTLGQRTAKYRWFAVLYLLLCFLILPSLVFALSMAGWRMMAGVGVPFAAALLLVSVVNILQVHRPGCLPVRLQSWDFLPLWMHSLQPLDTLITKVTLCCAKGASEPGLIQCSMDRDGPQKRSHMALDNLVLCYIDEAPTVVMSQGADEAPTVVMSQGADEAPTVVMSQGADEAPTVVMSQGADEAPTVVMSQGADEAPTVVMSQGADEAPTVVMSQGADEAPTVVMSQGVDEAPTVVMSQGVDEAPTVVMSQGVDEAPTVVMSQGVDRVRSTRL from the exons ATGCCCCTCCAGGACTCATCATGTGCTCTGGTGAAGAGGAAATACCTGGGACAACAGTCACACCTGGACGGAGACATCCTTCCCGACCCCCCAAAAACATGGCCTGAATCCCCACTCATAAAAGCACATG ATGTTGCTTCGTCAATGTCCCAGACTCAGGCAGAGAGAATGAGATCAGTTTTCATCAACGTCTCCAAGatccccctgctcctcctcttcctgtacaTGTTCGTCTGCTCGTTGGATGTCCTGAGTTCTGCCTTCCAGTTAGCAGGAGGTATCCTTCCTCAGGTTCATTCAG GTAAGGTGGCTGGGGACATCTTCAACGACAACGCCATACTGGCCAACCCGGTGGCAGGGCTGGTGGTTGGCATCCTGGTGACGGTTCTGGTCCAGagctcctctacctccacctccattgTCGTCAGCCTCGTCTCCTCGGGCc TACTCAATGTGAGGTCTGCCATCCCAATCCTCATGGGATCCAATATTGGGACGTCCGTCACCAACACCATCGTTGCTCTGATGCAggctggagagagggatgagtttGAACG GGCATTTGCTGGAGCCATGGTGCATGACTGTTTTAACTGGCTGTCAGTGCTGGTGCTACTGCCCCTGGAGGCAACCACAGGCCTGCTGAGAAGACTGTCTCAGGCCGTAGTTGACACCTTCCACATCAGCTCTGGAGATAAGGCCCCAGAGATGCTCAAGGTCATGACTGAACCACTCACCAAACTCATCATTCAG TTGGACAAGTCTGTCATCACTGGCATCGCCATGGGAGATGAGGCCATGAGTAACAGGAGTCTGGTGAGGGTATGGTGTAAGGATCACATCTTAACG CCCTCTGTGAATGTTTCTGTTGGTGATTCCTTCAACTGTACGACAATACAACCCTGCTGGCAAAGCAATGCAACAACCTGGACAACACAGAACATGACTCTGCTTGTAAATATAGAAAAAT GCAGCCATCTGTTTGTGGACTCGTGGTTGTCCGACCTGGCGGTAggcctcattctgctagcctgctcTCTTCTGCTCCTGTGTACATGTTTGTTGCTGCTGGTCAAGCTGCTCAATTCCCTGCTCCAAGGCCAGGTGGCTAAGGCCATCCAGAGGATCATCAACACAG acTTCCCCTACCCGTTTGGCTGGCTGGCAGGTTACCTGGCCATCCTAGTGGGGGCTGGCATGACCTTTGTGGTTCAGAGCAGCTCAGTGTTCACCTCTGCCATCACTCCTCTCATAG GTATTGGTGTTATCAGCATTGAACGTGCCTACCCTTTGACCCTGGGGTCAAACATTGGCACAACCACCACAGCTATCCTGGCAGCATTGGCAAGCCCAGGGGACAAGCTGGCGGCAGCTTTCCAG GTCGCCTTGTGTCATTTCTTCTTCAACATACTGGGCATTCTGCTGTGGTACCCTGTGCCCACCACCCGCCTGCCCATCCGTATGGCCAGGACTTTGGGGCAGCGCACAGCCAAGTATCGCTGGTTTGCTGTACTCTACCTACTTCTGTGCTTCCTGATCCTTCCCTCGCTCGTCTTCGCCCTCTCCATGGCAGGCTGGCGGATGATGGCTGGGGTGGGCGTGCCCTTCGCTGCGGCCCTCCTCTTGGTGTCTGTGGTGAACATCCTGCAGGTACACAGGCCAGGCTGTCTGCCAGTGAGGCTGCAGAGCTGGGACTTCCTGCCTCTCTGGATGCATTCCCTTCAACCCCTGGATACCCTTATCACCAAGGTGACCCTGTGCTGCGCTAAAGGAGCCAGCGAGCCTGGTCTGATACAGTGCTCCATGGACCGTGATGGTCCTCAGAAGAGGAGCCACATGGCTTTGGACAACCTTGTTCTGTGTTACATAGACGAAGCCCCCACAGTGGTAATGTCCCAGGGGGCAGACGAAGCCCCCACAGTGGTAATGTCCCAGGGGGCAGACGAAGCCCCCACAGTGGTAATGTCCCAGGGGGCAGACGAAGCCCCCACAGTGGTAATGTCCCAGGGGGCAGACGAAGCCCCCACAGTGGTAATGTCCCAGGGGGCAGACGAAGCCCCCACAGTGGTAATGTCCCAGGGGGCAGACGAAGCCCCCACAGTGGTAATGTCCCAGGGGGCGGACGAAGCCCCCACAGTGGTAATGTCCCAGGGGGTGGACGAAGCCCCCACAGTGGTAATGTCCCAGGGGGTGGACGAAGCCCCCACAGTGGTAATGTCCCAGGGGGTGGACGAAGCCCCCACAGTGGTAATGTCCCAGGGTGTAGACAGGGTCAGGAGCACACGTCTGTAG